Proteins encoded by one window of Synechococcus sp. MVIR-18-1:
- a CDS encoding DUF5989 family protein, with product MEAFLDLTRDISDFTKVRKKYWLAPLIITIVFIGALLLFTQGSVVAPFI from the coding sequence ATTGAAGCATTTCTTGATCTCACCAGGGACATCTCGGACTTTACGAAAGTCCGCAAGAAGTACTGGTTAGCACCTTTGATTATCACGATTGTTTTCATAGGAGCGCTACTTCTCTTCACCCAGGGGTCAGTCGTTGCACCCTTTATTTAG
- a CDS encoding NADP-dependent isocitrate dehydrogenase: MAQFEKLTAPIKGTAIRFENGQPVVGNDPIIPFIRGDGTGVDIWPATQKVLDAAVAQAYKGQKTIEWFKVYAGDEACDLYGTYQYLPEDTLEAIRSFGVAIKGPLTTPVGGGIRSLNVALRQIFDLYCCVRPCSYYEGTPSPHKRPQDLDVIVYRENTEDIYMGIEWEADDPIGQELRKHLNEVVIPANGKLGKRQIPEGSGIGIKPVSKHGSQRHIRKAIQHALRLEGNKRHVTLVHKGNIMKFTEGAFRDWGYELATTEFRDVCITERESWILDNLDRDHSLSAQDNARMIEPGYDSLTPEKKETIDSEVREVLATIGESHGYGKWKSMVLVDDRIADSIFQQIQTRPQEYSILATLNLNGDYISDAAAAMVGGLGMAPGANIGETAAIFEATHGTAPKHAGLDRINPGSVILSGVMMLEFLGWQEAADLITKGLSAAIKDKQVTYDLARLMEPKVDPVSCSGFADAIIERF; this comes from the coding sequence ATGGCTCAGTTTGAGAAGCTCACCGCCCCGATCAAGGGCACAGCAATCCGCTTCGAAAACGGCCAACCCGTGGTGGGGAACGATCCGATCATCCCTTTCATTCGCGGAGACGGCACCGGAGTGGACATCTGGCCCGCCACCCAAAAGGTGCTCGATGCGGCTGTGGCTCAGGCCTACAAAGGCCAAAAAACGATCGAATGGTTCAAGGTCTATGCCGGTGATGAGGCCTGTGATCTTTATGGCACCTATCAATATCTTCCAGAAGACACCCTGGAAGCGATCCGCAGCTTCGGCGTGGCCATCAAAGGCCCCCTCACCACGCCAGTGGGTGGCGGAATCCGCTCGCTGAATGTCGCCCTGCGACAAATTTTCGATCTCTACTGCTGTGTCCGGCCCTGCAGCTACTACGAAGGCACCCCCAGTCCCCACAAGCGCCCCCAAGACCTTGACGTGATCGTCTACCGAGAAAACACGGAAGACATCTATATGGGAATTGAGTGGGAAGCCGACGATCCGATCGGCCAAGAACTGCGCAAGCACCTCAATGAGGTGGTTATTCCTGCCAACGGCAAGCTCGGCAAGCGGCAAATCCCAGAAGGATCGGGCATCGGGATCAAGCCCGTGAGCAAGCACGGCAGCCAGCGCCACATCCGCAAAGCGATCCAACACGCGCTGCGCCTGGAAGGGAACAAGCGTCACGTGACGCTTGTGCACAAAGGCAACATCATGAAATTCACGGAAGGTGCTTTCCGCGACTGGGGCTATGAGCTAGCCACCACTGAATTCCGCGATGTTTGTATCACCGAACGTGAGAGCTGGATTCTCGACAATCTCGACCGCGATCACTCGCTCAGCGCCCAGGACAATGCGCGCATGATTGAGCCCGGCTACGACAGCCTCACGCCCGAGAAAAAAGAGACGATCGATTCGGAAGTGCGGGAGGTGCTCGCAACGATTGGCGAAAGCCACGGCTATGGCAAATGGAAAAGCATGGTGCTGGTGGACGACCGCATCGCCGACAGCATTTTCCAGCAAATCCAAACCCGCCCCCAGGAGTATTCGATCCTGGCCACCCTCAACCTCAATGGCGATTACATCTCCGATGCCGCCGCCGCGATGGTGGGAGGTCTTGGCATGGCCCCTGGAGCCAACATCGGCGAAACAGCCGCCATCTTTGAGGCCACCCATGGCACCGCCCCCAAGCACGCAGGACTGGATCGCATCAACCCCGGGTCCGTAATCCTGAGCGGCGTGATGATGCTGGAATTCCTCGGCTGGCAAGAGGCGGCCGACCTGATCACCAAGGGGCTCAGCGCAGCCATCAAGGACAAGCAGGTCACCTATGACCTCGCCCGACTGATGGAACCCAAAGTGGATCCAGTGAGCTGCAGTGGCTTTGCAGACGCGATCATCGAGCGCTTTTGA
- a CDS encoding glycosyltransferase family 2 protein, giving the protein MEINNRPETLGLVIPTYGRTSELNQLLESIWNQPNIPEKIVVIDQNKYGFLDQVIIRWSNKLLIEHRRVTFKSASKARNLGAKLLQTDIIAFPDDDCIFVNDTVGKIKDAFHINPLADIIIGQKRRLPSSRHGGDNKAHVKTIKNILDVFNSKAETSNIFCKRSSLSRISMIFDETIGPGDHTIISNEETDFLIRMFRTNAILITYPGILIDHHSSQVSYLRSLKYGEGRFELIRRQQLGIFYYLLNLLQPLFRLARKPSLQGLIYCIATMIGRSGITRVIPPIMTDHQKSRQK; this is encoded by the coding sequence ATGGAAATCAATAACCGTCCCGAAACCCTTGGCCTAGTCATTCCAACCTATGGAAGAACAAGTGAACTCAATCAGTTATTAGAATCAATTTGGAATCAACCCAATATCCCTGAGAAAATCGTAGTCATAGATCAGAATAAATATGGCTTCTTAGATCAAGTAATCATTCGTTGGTCAAATAAACTGCTAATTGAGCATCGTCGAGTCACGTTCAAATCAGCATCTAAAGCCCGAAATCTTGGAGCCAAGTTGCTGCAGACAGATATTATTGCCTTCCCAGATGACGATTGTATTTTCGTGAATGATACAGTAGGCAAGATAAAAGACGCATTTCACATCAATCCACTTGCCGACATTATTATTGGCCAGAAAAGACGATTACCCTCAAGCCGTCATGGCGGGGATAACAAGGCCCATGTAAAGACTATTAAAAATATTCTAGACGTATTTAATTCCAAAGCCGAGACATCAAACATTTTCTGCAAACGAAGTTCGCTATCAAGAATATCTATGATTTTCGATGAAACGATTGGGCCTGGCGACCACACTATAATATCAAATGAAGAAACAGACTTTTTAATAAGAATGTTTAGAACGAATGCAATATTAATAACCTATCCAGGAATACTGATTGATCATCACTCCTCGCAAGTGTCCTATCTGAGATCATTAAAGTATGGAGAAGGTCGCTTTGAGCTAATTAGAAGACAGCAATTGGGAATCTTTTACTATCTACTGAATTTACTTCAACCACTTTTTAGGCTAGCAAGAAAACCTTCTCTGCAAGGCCTTATATACTGTATTGCAACAATGATTGGGCGATCAGGAATCACAAGAGTAATCCCCCCAATTATGACTGATCATCAGAAATCCCGACAAAAATGA
- a CDS encoding glycosyltransferase, with protein MKPEGVWIVAACFNEQAVITAIIERVLAVPGVERLVLIDDGSSDDTVSQIRV; from the coding sequence GTGAAACCTGAAGGTGTCTGGATCGTGGCCGCTTGTTTCAACGAGCAGGCTGTGATCACCGCGATTATTGAGCGCGTGCTCGCCGTACCAGGTGTGGAGCGATTGGTGTTGATCGACGATGGCTCAAGCGATGACACCGTGTCGCAGATTCGGGTCTAG
- a CDS encoding heme oxygenase (biliverdin-producing), producing the protein MSVALATQLREGTKKSHTMAENTGFVSCFLKGVVDKLSYRKLVADLFFVYEAMEEEMHRLKDHPVLAPIAFEQLDRVTALEEDLAFYFGPEWRQQIEASPAATEYVARIREVAQTAPELLVGHHYTRYLGDLSGGQILKNIAQKAMNNPTDDGLHFYVFPEIADEKAFKTTYRSAMDALPIDQAMADRIVEEANQAFHLNMKMFQELEGNLVAAIGKVLFGFLTRRQRAGSTEAATA; encoded by the coding sequence ATGTCCGTCGCTCTGGCTACCCAGCTCCGGGAAGGAACGAAAAAGTCACACACCATGGCCGAGAACACCGGCTTCGTGAGCTGCTTCCTGAAGGGTGTGGTGGACAAGCTGAGCTATCGCAAGTTGGTGGCAGATCTCTTCTTTGTCTATGAAGCCATGGAAGAGGAGATGCATCGACTCAAGGATCACCCCGTGTTGGCCCCGATTGCCTTTGAACAGCTCGATCGCGTCACAGCCCTTGAGGAAGACCTCGCTTTCTATTTCGGGCCTGAGTGGCGTCAACAGATCGAAGCCTCTCCTGCGGCAACGGAGTATGTCGCTCGGATTCGTGAAGTCGCTCAGACCGCGCCTGAGTTGCTTGTGGGTCATCACTACACCCGCTACCTGGGCGATCTCTCCGGCGGACAGATCCTTAAGAACATTGCTCAGAAGGCGATGAATAACCCCACCGATGATGGACTGCACTTTTACGTGTTTCCTGAAATCGCGGACGAAAAAGCCTTCAAGACCACCTACCGCTCGGCGATGGATGCCTTGCCGATTGACCAGGCCATGGCGGATCGCATCGTAGAGGAGGCCAATCAGGCATTTCACTTGAACATGAAAATGTTCCAGGAGCTTGAAGGTAATCTTGTGGCTGCCATCGGAAAGGTTCTGTTTGGTTTCCTTACCCGCCGACAGCGTGCAGGAAGCACGGAGGCAGCGACTGCTTAA
- a CDS encoding O-antigen ligase: MASTPILMSGLIGLSNNVLFAVKLAIRRYMLTFGFAFWLWAFLFARIPLAVIQDLVGLDSRPFVLINLISVGIAAFIIFDKGLATHRVLLSRWMLIGVGAFVGFWLIYLLRLLFDSYIIPIEFFQSSFALVKSFVNTTLVPIVCLPLILSVSPNRYSLDLCVGLGSLSVLSGEIAYVTRPVVDRLFDTRFSFEDLNPIPAGYSSASLVILGILILFLGRHYLQRSDAFWCRTNAIFAILVGLWGIQLSQTRSAFLSIIPMFIFCLYALWLARRELGWLFSGGLALFIALCAPLVVGLLGRGISSDPSVVGRLILIKESFHLIIQHPFLGTGFQSQGLLKSVAEPLPLWYPHNLFLETYLIGGLFLLLLLLMFISIVLKQGSICLRSHDFQDHDSLMLSAVFFLWVQAFIHSLFSGHLALIPGFWVGGMIVIILGSQKLSVQYD; the protein is encoded by the coding sequence GTGGCTAGTACCCCTATCCTGATGAGTGGCTTGATAGGATTAAGTAATAATGTATTGTTTGCCGTGAAGCTTGCCATTCGTCGATATATGTTGACATTCGGATTTGCGTTTTGGTTATGGGCCTTTCTTTTTGCTCGTATTCCCTTGGCTGTCATTCAGGACCTTGTAGGCTTGGATTCGCGTCCATTCGTATTGATCAATTTGATCAGCGTAGGGATTGCTGCGTTCATTATTTTTGACAAGGGCTTGGCTACTCATAGAGTTTTGTTGAGTCGATGGATGTTGATTGGTGTTGGAGCTTTTGTTGGTTTTTGGCTTATATATCTCTTAAGGTTGCTTTTTGATAGTTATATAATTCCAATAGAATTCTTTCAAAGCTCTTTTGCTTTAGTTAAGAGCTTTGTGAATACTACCTTAGTCCCGATAGTGTGCCTTCCATTGATTTTAAGTGTAAGCCCCAACAGGTATTCTTTAGATTTGTGTGTTGGATTGGGAAGCCTTTCGGTGCTCTCAGGTGAGATTGCTTATGTCACTCGTCCGGTTGTTGATCGTCTTTTTGATACTCGTTTTAGCTTTGAGGATCTTAATCCTATACCTGCTGGTTACTCATCTGCTTCGCTTGTTATCTTGGGCATCTTGATTCTTTTTCTGGGTAGGCACTATTTGCAGAGATCTGATGCTTTTTGGTGTCGGACGAATGCAATCTTTGCGATATTGGTAGGACTTTGGGGTATCCAGCTGTCTCAAACGAGAAGTGCTTTCCTGTCGATTATTCCTATGTTTATATTTTGCCTCTATGCACTTTGGCTGGCTCGCCGCGAGTTGGGATGGTTGTTCTCTGGAGGATTAGCTCTTTTCATAGCATTGTGTGCTCCTTTGGTTGTTGGTCTGCTGGGACGTGGTATCTCGAGTGACCCAAGCGTTGTTGGTCGTCTTATTTTAATTAAGGAGTCTTTCCACTTGATCATCCAACATCCTTTTTTAGGGACTGGTTTTCAATCGCAAGGCTTGCTCAAATCGGTAGCAGAACCTCTTCCTTTGTGGTACCCTCATAATCTGTTCTTGGAAACCTATTTGATCGGCGGATTATTTTTATTATTACTGTTGTTGATGTTCATATCTATTGTATTGAAACAGGGTTCGATTTGCCTTCGAAGCCATGATTTTCAGGATCACGATAGTCTTATGCTCTCTGCTGTTTTCTTCCTCTGGGTCCAGGCATTTATTCATTCTTTGTTCTCTGGACATCTAGCTCTGATTCCTGGCTTTTGGGTAGGAGGAATGATCGTTATCATTCTTGGATCGCAAAAACTCTCCGTTCAATATGACTAG
- a CDS encoding SxtJ family membrane protein codes for MKETISKKQLREFCLLIGLAFPILIGWILPTFTGHGFRAWTLRVGIPGLILGLTAPQLLHYPYKGWMALGDALGWINSYIILGLVFVVVLQPNAYIMRLYRYDPLREQRKSLKTYREIISNKHIDTTRIF; via the coding sequence ATGAAAGAAACAATTTCCAAAAAACAACTTCGTGAGTTCTGCTTACTAATTGGATTAGCATTCCCCATATTGATCGGTTGGATATTGCCTACCTTTACTGGCCATGGATTTAGAGCATGGACACTTAGGGTAGGCATACCTGGACTAATCCTCGGACTTACCGCACCCCAACTTCTTCATTACCCATACAAAGGCTGGATGGCACTTGGAGATGCCCTTGGCTGGATAAACAGCTATATCATCCTCGGCCTGGTTTTCGTAGTAGTGCTCCAACCAAATGCCTACATCATGCGCCTCTACAGATATGATCCCCTAAGGGAACAACGAAAAAGTTTAAAGACCTACAGAGAGATTATATCAAACAAACACATCGACACCACACGCATCTTTTGA
- a CDS encoding glycosyltransferase — protein sequence MVTYRERQENHPYLDDLLEIMPKDDDSLWLVSWGFDVPQLLRKLHRRSVLYQAHSSGYRFDLPPGIPIVAVSRNTLGYWADKTPRNPVFLVPNALEPQWLERGDRSNLRERPIDVLVQLRKSSPYVLNKLVPALQANGFRVEVQHGWVDDLVGLFNSSKVYIYDSAEYWKGVGVSEGFGLPPIEALASGCVVFTSFNHALADLLTPDQTAYQIGCGSFAYDLHRIKLAIRSPQDWRAPEAQVDEIITLVSEESLRSRWASLLHNLEIGFPFWENSNELLISSSGIILKISRRLNKLKSKMRLLVNSLGFRRSV from the coding sequence GTGGTTACATATCGTGAGAGGCAAGAAAATCATCCTTACTTAGATGATCTTTTGGAAATCATGCCAAAAGATGATGATTCCCTTTGGTTGGTGAGTTGGGGGTTTGATGTTCCTCAATTGCTCAGAAAGCTTCATCGTCGCAGTGTTCTGTATCAAGCTCATAGCAGTGGATATCGATTTGATTTGCCTCCTGGTATTCCTATAGTTGCTGTAAGTCGCAATACTTTGGGTTATTGGGCTGATAAGACCCCTCGTAACCCAGTCTTTTTGGTTCCAAACGCCCTGGAGCCACAGTGGTTGGAAAGAGGTGATCGCTCGAATTTACGAGAACGTCCGATTGATGTTCTCGTACAGCTTAGAAAAAGTAGTCCGTATGTTTTAAATAAACTTGTTCCTGCACTTCAAGCGAATGGCTTCAGAGTTGAGGTTCAACATGGCTGGGTTGATGACTTAGTTGGTCTCTTCAATTCTTCAAAAGTGTATATCTATGACTCTGCAGAGTACTGGAAAGGAGTGGGAGTTTCTGAAGGATTTGGATTACCACCGATTGAGGCTTTAGCTAGTGGATGCGTTGTTTTTACAAGCTTTAATCATGCGTTAGCCGACTTATTGACACCAGATCAAACTGCATATCAAATTGGTTGTGGTAGTTTTGCTTATGATTTGCATAGAATAAAATTAGCCATTAGATCACCTCAAGACTGGCGTGCCCCTGAGGCTCAAGTTGATGAGATTATTACGCTTGTTTCGGAAGAAAGTTTGAGGAGTCGTTGGGCTTCTTTATTGCACAATTTGGAGATAGGTTTTCCATTTTGGGAAAATAGTAATGAACTTCTCATCAGCTCATCAGGTATAATATTGAAAATCAGTAGAAGATTGAATAAGCTTAAGTCCAAAATGAGACTTTTGGTAAATTCTCTCGGGTTTAGACGATCAGTTTAG
- a CDS encoding glycosyltransferase, with protein sequence MIESLTTNLDIIIPVYNDQTGLDQLLLSLSKQTINLELIQVIVVDNHSEIPIRLPDTSFPCHLIQCVTPGSYAARNKALSLIKSNLVAFTDADCVLKEDWIEQGVTSFLSKSNQMERSIIIAGEVEIIPSCSPPNLADLTDIYFGMTQKKFVQGGKYGITANLWVRSEDILELNGFNSTLKSGGDRDFCLKANQKIGTVVLYEKSCIAMHPARDKKAHMIKCKRLLGGQFDRAKGNIIRELIALLLHLRPFIKEFFKVIRISVPLRQKIRLILFLLMLRISVIPEWTRLFLRLKKSSRE encoded by the coding sequence ATGATTGAATCATTAACCACAAATCTTGATATTATCATTCCAGTTTACAATGATCAGACTGGTCTTGATCAACTATTACTTTCATTAAGCAAACAAACGATCAACCTGGAGCTGATCCAAGTCATCGTAGTAGATAATCATTCAGAAATACCTATCCGGCTGCCAGACACATCATTTCCATGCCATCTAATTCAATGTGTAACACCTGGATCATATGCTGCTAGGAATAAAGCCTTATCACTTATTAAATCGAATCTTGTGGCCTTCACTGATGCCGACTGTGTCCTAAAAGAAGACTGGATAGAACAAGGGGTAACTAGTTTTTTGTCAAAGTCAAATCAAATGGAAAGATCAATCATTATCGCCGGAGAAGTAGAAATCATCCCATCTTGTTCACCCCCAAACTTAGCCGATCTGACAGATATATATTTTGGAATGACACAAAAAAAGTTTGTTCAGGGGGGTAAATATGGAATCACTGCAAACTTATGGGTAAGAAGTGAAGATATCCTAGAATTAAATGGCTTCAATTCAACTTTAAAATCTGGAGGAGATCGTGATTTTTGTCTAAAAGCTAATCAAAAGATAGGAACAGTTGTTCTCTATGAGAAAAGCTGTATTGCCATGCATCCAGCTCGAGACAAAAAGGCGCATATGATAAAGTGCAAACGATTACTCGGTGGCCAGTTTGATCGAGCAAAGGGGAACATTATAAGAGAACTGATTGCACTTTTACTACATTTACGACCATTTATCAAAGAATTTTTTAAAGTGATTAGAATATCAGTTCCTTTAAGGCAGAAGATAAGATTAATACTATTTCTACTTATGTTGAGAATCTCAGTCATTCCGGAGTGGACAAGATTATTTTTACGATTAAAGAAATCATCTCGGGAGTAA
- a CDS encoding ABC transporter ATP-binding protein, with translation MLGLAGSRSIKESLRLLSFLPRHRLKSMRWLVLLSLVPGFLDFASIAVVGRLTGALIGGSLSNILPGIRVFGGGQLQQSLWLVALFIFLTWLQSAIRIVLRIVQERTASGIWLDLSDQIFAGIIRQPYEYHLSTNLSKVSSDLLGNLECLLKEIVTPILRGVSNLVSIVILTIGIVYIGKSIALGLLTTMIASYIIMSVVMTPALRIASAQKVRTRELYTQTFFEVFKSIKDVKLVGVEDYFSRRFRESTLEFKQADTLSLVLPELPRMLIEPLGITAIFALGVLPRILSGDRQQILEILPFLAALSIGALRLAKPLQDFFTAVSKLRGGLPELSIINELLILNNAKDVNKFNISSPDGIFPLRTISLNSASYHYPNSKKLVLDNINISVPVGSRVAFVGPTGGGKSTAAYLLLALLNPQKGSLKLDGIDVDLTDVKSWHNCCSQVPQNIQLLDKSVMQNIAFGIEEEVINVERVWDSLESAQLAEFVSELPFGLHSLLGENGINLSGGQRQRIALARAFYRDSKFLVLDEATSALDNKTESDVIQSLEIVGRRCTTVVIAHRLSTIQRCDRIYEFDNGKIVCSGNYQELQQRSESFRNLVRLQDSY, from the coding sequence GTGCTTGGCTTAGCGGGCAGTCGATCGATTAAGGAATCACTGAGGCTATTAAGCTTCCTTCCTCGCCATCGCTTAAAAAGTATGCGATGGCTGGTTTTGCTTTCATTAGTTCCAGGATTTTTGGATTTTGCCTCGATAGCGGTTGTTGGTCGTTTGACAGGGGCATTGATTGGTGGAAGCTTAAGTAATATTCTTCCTGGTATACGAGTTTTTGGTGGTGGTCAATTACAGCAATCATTATGGCTTGTAGCGCTTTTTATATTTTTAACTTGGTTGCAGTCTGCAATTAGGATTGTCTTACGCATTGTCCAAGAGAGAACAGCAAGCGGCATCTGGTTAGATCTATCTGATCAAATTTTTGCGGGAATTATTCGTCAACCATACGAATACCACCTCTCTACAAATCTTTCAAAAGTTTCATCTGATTTATTGGGAAATCTGGAATGCCTTTTGAAGGAAATTGTTACTCCAATATTGCGAGGAGTAAGCAATCTTGTTTCAATCGTCATTCTTACTATCGGAATTGTTTATATAGGGAAATCGATTGCTCTTGGGTTGCTTACTACTATGATTGCGAGCTATATAATTATGTCTGTAGTTATGACACCGGCGCTTCGAATCGCGTCGGCTCAAAAGGTACGTACAAGAGAACTTTATACTCAAACTTTTTTCGAAGTGTTCAAGTCAATTAAGGATGTAAAATTGGTTGGAGTTGAGGATTATTTTTCTAGGAGATTTAGGGAATCGACTCTTGAGTTCAAGCAGGCAGACACTTTATCCCTTGTTTTGCCTGAGCTTCCGAGAATGCTCATAGAACCTTTAGGTATTACTGCCATCTTTGCCTTAGGAGTATTGCCAAGAATCCTTTCAGGAGATCGTCAGCAAATCTTAGAAATTTTGCCATTCTTAGCTGCTCTGTCTATAGGAGCTTTACGTCTAGCCAAGCCCTTACAAGATTTTTTCACGGCTGTTTCAAAACTAAGAGGTGGATTGCCAGAGCTATCTATTATTAATGAATTACTTATTCTAAATAACGCTAAAGATGTTAATAAGTTTAATATTTCCTCTCCAGATGGGATTTTCCCCTTACGTACGATATCGTTAAATTCAGCATCATATCATTATCCAAATTCTAAAAAATTGGTTTTAGATAATATCAATATCTCAGTTCCTGTTGGCTCACGAGTTGCATTTGTTGGGCCAACTGGAGGTGGTAAAAGTACAGCTGCTTACTTATTATTAGCTCTTTTAAACCCTCAGAAAGGTTCACTAAAGCTTGACGGGATAGATGTTGACTTGACTGATGTCAAGTCATGGCATAATTGCTGCTCTCAAGTCCCTCAGAACATTCAGCTCTTAGATAAGTCTGTTATGCAAAATATTGCTTTTGGGATCGAGGAAGAAGTTATAAATGTTGAACGTGTGTGGGACTCTTTAGAGTCAGCGCAACTTGCGGAATTTGTGAGTGAATTGCCTTTTGGGCTACATTCTCTACTGGGTGAAAATGGGATTAACCTCTCTGGTGGACAAAGGCAAAGAATTGCACTAGCTCGAGCTTTCTATAGGGATTCGAAATTTTTAGTTCTTGATGAAGCAACCAGTGCTCTTGACAACAAGACTGAATCTGATGTCATTCAATCACTTGAAATTGTCGGGAGACGTTGTACAACCGTTGTAATTGCTCATCGTCTTTCCACTATACAAAGATGTGATCGTATATACGAATTTGATAATGGCAAAATCGTTTGCTCAGGCAATTACCAAGAGCTTCAACAACGATCAGAAAGCTTTAGGAACTTAGTGAGGCTGCAAGACTCATATTAG